One Pectobacterium polaris DNA window includes the following coding sequences:
- a CDS encoding Gfo/Idh/MocA family protein produces the protein MKKIRFAAIGLAHNHIYDMCRQLVDAGAELVGVFESDPNNREKFISLFPAVPFADSAEQLIADASIDLIACAVIPSDRAELALRTLDAGKDFFTAKPPLTTLEQLDAVQRRVAETGRKFAVYFNERINVDSALFAGELVQRGEIGRVIQTIGVGPHRERGARPDWFYQKRQYGGILCDIGIHQIEQFLYFTGNTDARVVTSQTANYHHPHQPEFEDFGDAMLLGDNGATGYFRCDWFTPDGLSVWGDGRLTILGTEGYIEIRKYVDLTRGESNVVYLVNGKGEQRFTPAGSVERTFFPNFLRDCRERTELVMSQAHIFKATALSILAQQAAKKIA, from the coding sequence ATGAAAAAGATTCGATTTGCGGCGATTGGGTTAGCGCACAACCACATTTATGACATGTGTCGGCAACTGGTTGATGCGGGCGCGGAACTGGTCGGCGTGTTTGAGTCCGATCCGAATAATCGGGAAAAATTTATCTCACTGTTCCCCGCCGTTCCTTTTGCCGATTCTGCGGAACAACTGATTGCCGACGCGTCTATCGATCTTATTGCCTGTGCGGTCATTCCTAGTGACCGAGCCGAACTGGCACTGCGTACGCTGGATGCCGGCAAAGATTTCTTCACCGCCAAACCGCCGCTGACCACGCTGGAGCAGTTGGATGCCGTCCAGCGTCGGGTCGCGGAAACCGGCCGCAAATTTGCCGTGTACTTTAATGAGCGTATCAATGTGGATAGCGCGCTGTTTGCCGGTGAACTGGTGCAACGGGGTGAGATCGGTCGAGTGATTCAGACGATCGGCGTTGGCCCGCATCGTGAACGCGGCGCGCGACCTGACTGGTTTTATCAAAAACGTCAGTACGGCGGGATCCTCTGCGATATTGGTATTCACCAGATCGAACAGTTTCTCTATTTTACTGGCAATACCGACGCGCGAGTGGTAACCAGCCAGACGGCGAATTATCACCATCCGCACCAGCCAGAATTTGAGGATTTTGGTGATGCGATGTTGCTGGGCGACAATGGGGCAACGGGCTATTTCCGCTGTGACTGGTTTACGCCGGATGGGCTGAGCGTCTGGGGCGACGGCCGCCTGACGATATTGGGGACGGAAGGCTATATCGAAATCAGGAAATATGTCGATCTGACGCGCGGCGAAAGCAACGTCGTTTATCTGGTGAATGGCAAGGGTGAACAGCGCTTTACCCCCGCAGGCAGCGTCGAACGCACTTTTTTCCCAAATTTTCTTCGTGACTGCCGTGAGCGCACCGAACTGGTGATGTCGCAAGCGCATATCTTCAAGGCGACAGCGCTGTCGATTCTGGCGCAGCAGGCCGCGAAGAAGATCGCCTGA
- a CDS encoding type III effector HrpK domain-containing protein: MVNRIEGGSRWGSAASLPAQHDTETRRPSGQQTASPVTPSGSRSIDFGDASPNVSQLSTERTTTAPTRILPAVPNVADRSLIAEPKPPVDLQAIDSSEHSNARALEKWSPLLSDLPENEREKAAKALNRPLAAAKMLQDGGANAEKALIYLRDNPAIYTAMDTAKDGGRADGHISNRDTKSFIKSMERRASDASHAVKEYREKNPAADAQSLRLVQSSALLLANEPLLNAADAKTSYTHSPPQKNDRTSTLTDLNAIMTDNPTLSPQLKAAAQLWSHPGLFGILEHADVKGEKLARVPHDGKLMMKDMKSWIREQAPVNRQEAADMLHNAAALGLAAKTDISKLNEAVFTQPQQHSGAQKSAALVKLQQTQEQVIAGREYRNTEETEKVLNQRIEVLQKDADVIQHFEQAVPREINTILRSDPLLAQAAMSQRFSAASPTASRSVGLDSALWAESHAGAGAKSDAQAVKEAGRSVMDFAKSSLHAEDLTKAAGSKTAIGLAGKAGAAIAGKVVGAIAGEAAGAAAASAVGAAAGPVGWAVSGALSIGMGIAALVNFFNAKSKLNNRREDFAKTVNPALEQFNIPKPR; encoded by the coding sequence ATGGTCAATCGTATTGAGGGCGGAAGCCGTTGGGGAAGTGCCGCGTCTTTGCCTGCGCAGCATGATACTGAGACTCGCAGGCCGAGTGGGCAACAGACGGCATCGCCAGTTACGCCGTCGGGTTCGCGTTCCATCGATTTTGGCGATGCGTCGCCGAACGTATCGCAGCTTTCCACTGAACGGACTACGACGGCACCTACTCGCATTTTACCCGCTGTGCCGAACGTTGCAGACCGTTCACTCATTGCGGAACCCAAACCGCCCGTCGATCTTCAGGCGATCGACAGCTCAGAGCACAGTAATGCCAGAGCATTGGAAAAGTGGTCGCCGCTATTAAGCGATCTACCGGAAAATGAACGCGAGAAGGCGGCAAAGGCGCTGAATCGCCCGCTGGCGGCGGCGAAAATGCTACAGGATGGCGGAGCGAACGCGGAAAAAGCGCTCATCTACCTGCGTGACAATCCCGCGATCTATACGGCGATGGATACAGCGAAAGACGGTGGCAGAGCCGACGGACATATCTCGAATCGCGATACTAAATCCTTTATTAAAAGCATGGAGCGACGCGCCAGCGATGCCAGCCACGCCGTGAAGGAATATAGGGAGAAAAATCCGGCAGCCGATGCGCAGTCGCTGCGGTTAGTGCAATCTTCCGCGCTATTGCTGGCTAACGAGCCGCTGCTGAATGCCGCCGATGCCAAAACATCCTACACGCATTCTCCGCCGCAAAAGAACGATCGCACCAGTACTCTGACCGATCTGAACGCGATCATGACCGATAACCCGACGCTGTCGCCACAGCTAAAAGCGGCGGCCCAACTGTGGTCGCACCCAGGGTTATTCGGGATTCTGGAACATGCGGATGTCAAAGGGGAGAAACTGGCGCGAGTCCCACATGATGGCAAGCTGATGATGAAGGACATGAAAAGCTGGATTCGCGAACAGGCACCAGTGAACCGTCAGGAAGCGGCGGATATGCTGCACAATGCGGCAGCATTGGGGTTGGCGGCGAAAACCGATATCAGCAAGCTGAATGAGGCGGTTTTCACCCAACCGCAGCAGCACAGCGGGGCGCAAAAATCGGCAGCGCTGGTCAAACTGCAACAGACGCAGGAACAGGTGATAGCGGGGCGCGAATACCGGAATACTGAAGAAACGGAAAAGGTGCTGAATCAACGTATTGAAGTGCTACAGAAAGATGCGGATGTGATTCAGCATTTTGAGCAGGCGGTACCGCGCGAGATAAATACCATTTTACGGTCCGATCCACTGCTGGCGCAGGCGGCGATGAGCCAACGTTTCTCTGCGGCGTCACCGACTGCATCGCGATCTGTTGGGCTGGATTCCGCGCTTTGGGCTGAGTCACACGCGGGGGCTGGAGCAAAAAGCGATGCGCAGGCAGTGAAAGAGGCCGGGCGCAGCGTAATGGATTTTGCCAAATCGTCGCTGCACGCAGAGGATTTAACCAAGGCGGCGGGGAGCAAAACGGCTATTGGACTGGCTGGCAAAGCTGGCGCAGCGATTGCCGGAAAGGTGGTCGGTGCCATTGCGGGTGAGGCCGCCGGTGCGGCTGCCGCCTCTGCCGTTGGCGCGGCCGCAGGGCCAGTGGGGTGGGCGGTAAGCGGGGCGCTCAGCATCGGTATGGGGATCGCAGCGCTGGTGAATTTCTTCAATGCCAAAAGCAAACTCAATAACCGTCGGGAAGATTTTGCCAAAACGGTTAATCCCGCGCTGGAACAGTTCAATATTCCCAAACCGCGCTAA
- a CDS encoding oligogalacturonate-specific porin KdgM family protein, with product MKINTRNLLIVCAGFTPFLTQAETDGKTTFQYEHNWKTEDRRHSDSIKLIHKKTNGWSYEVKFSTSAGGNSNYDVAYDDMQGGSGGMVIGKDFKLSKAATLTPTFEFSIGNSTMMYQSGLKYNYRINSDWSTYGRYRYEYKKPTRSSRYSTISASDKYGYAGESYLSKSDTGRHRLDAGVTYSGLDNINLTYVFNYYIGDNTTKSYKYSKGEFTEREYAVYDNGKTDYEHQFKVQYKLNKQLTPYIEYDDISQSSTSSSRQGKIKVGFNYVF from the coding sequence ATGAAAATAAATACCCGTAACCTACTCATTGTTTGTGCCGGATTCACACCGTTCCTCACTCAGGCAGAAACCGACGGCAAAACCACCTTCCAGTATGAACATAACTGGAAGACGGAAGATCGCCGCCACTCAGACTCCATTAAGCTCATTCATAAGAAAACCAACGGCTGGTCGTACGAAGTCAAATTCAGTACCTCAGCAGGTGGGAACAGCAACTACGACGTTGCCTATGATGACATGCAGGGCGGCTCTGGCGGCATGGTAATCGGTAAAGATTTCAAGCTCAGCAAGGCCGCCACCTTAACGCCGACCTTTGAATTTTCCATCGGCAATTCAACCATGATGTACCAGTCGGGGCTGAAATATAACTACCGAATTAACAGCGACTGGTCCACTTATGGCCGCTACCGCTATGAATATAAAAAGCCCACTCGTAGCTCACGCTATTCAACCATTTCCGCATCTGACAAATATGGTTACGCAGGGGAATCTTATTTGTCAAAATCCGACACCGGTCGTCATCGTCTGGATGCAGGGGTAACGTATTCTGGTTTGGATAATATTAATCTGACTTACGTCTTTAACTACTACATCGGTGATAACACCACAAAATCGTATAAATATAGCAAGGGTGAATTCACGGAAAGAGAATACGCGGTTTACGATAATGGGAAAACGGATTATGAACATCAGTTCAAAGTTCAATATAAGTTAAACAAACAGCTAACTCCTTACATTGAGTATGATGATATTAGCCAATCCAGCACATCATCAAGCCGTCAGGGGAAAATCAAAGTTGGTTTCAACTACGTTTTCTAA
- a CDS encoding oligogalacturonate-specific porin KdgM family protein: MKKRYLVAGILFAQIYAVSASASDTKLSYEHSWGTMNRYHGDEIGMRHFMDNGLYVGVELSFYNKNKDLTIDDVVSNSYAFYTGYAYSLTPELTLTPNLEARFYSGGTSGEGTVGDIGASQSSGARYTPGLKLTWAVTDKTDLHAQYRYDLRKITRSKRTSTDDDTHRHRYEAGVAYKGFDNFTLAYTAYYYHADYVLQNNKKHDYQQDFDVSYTINDNWTAHVGVEDVASGRDVKSREGKGKVGFTYTF; the protein is encoded by the coding sequence ATGAAAAAACGCTACCTTGTGGCCGGTATTCTTTTTGCCCAAATTTATGCTGTTTCCGCGTCTGCCTCTGATACTAAACTCAGCTATGAACATAGCTGGGGAACAATGAATCGCTATCACGGTGATGAAATCGGCATGCGGCACTTTATGGATAATGGCCTGTACGTCGGCGTTGAACTGAGTTTTTATAATAAGAATAAAGATCTGACCATCGATGATGTCGTCTCGAATTCTTATGCTTTTTATACCGGCTATGCCTATAGCTTAACGCCTGAATTAACCCTGACGCCGAATCTGGAAGCGCGCTTCTATTCCGGTGGCACCAGCGGTGAAGGCACCGTGGGCGATATCGGCGCTAGCCAGAGTTCCGGCGCACGCTATACGCCAGGTTTGAAACTGACCTGGGCTGTGACTGATAAGACGGATCTTCATGCGCAATATCGCTATGACCTCAGAAAAATCACCCGCAGCAAACGTACCAGCACGGATGATGACACTCACCGTCACCGCTATGAAGCGGGCGTGGCCTACAAAGGTTTCGACAATTTCACGCTGGCGTACACCGCTTACTACTATCACGCGGATTACGTGCTGCAAAACAACAAAAAGCATGACTACCAGCAGGATTTCGACGTGTCTTACACCATCAACGACAACTGGACCGCACACGTTGGCGTTGAAGATGTTGCCAGCGGGCGCGATGTGAAATCGCGTGAAGGGAAAGGGAAAGTCGGCTTCACCTATACGTTCTAA
- a CDS encoding pectate lyase: protein MKRFALSLLAGLVALQASAATPDRLTIVNQYVDNVLTKAGDHYHGQSPTPLLADGVDPRTGKQMEWIFPDGRHAVLSNFSAQQNLMRVLVGLSNLSGNPSYKQRAEAIVKYHFQHYQDESGLLIWGGHRFVDLKTLQPEGPSEKEMVHELKNAYPYYDLMFSVDKDATARFIRGFWNAHVYDWKIMETSRHGKYGQKIGALWQSPFEQQPPFFATKGLSFLNAGNDLIYSASLLYKYNKEDGALVWAKRLAQQYVLPRDKATGLGVYQFTQALKRDETTDDADTHSKYGDRAQRQFGPEFGPTALEGNMMLKGRTSTIYSENALMQLQLGKDLGAEGKELLTWTTDGLKAFAKHAYNESDNTFRPMLANGKDLSNYVLPRDGYYGKKGTVIKPYPADNSFLLSYSRAYTVSPDAELWRVARGIARAQGLGELGSAPGKDTKVDLATKNNDPYALFALLDLYQASKVKDYLSLAEKVGDNIISTRYQNGFFMADPNRQYADVDTIEPYALLALEAAVRNQPQSVAPFLNGAGFTEGGYRMEDGSTRVSTRDNEIFLLNVGETLKPNNKK, encoded by the coding sequence ATGAAAAGATTTGCGCTGTCGCTCCTTGCGGGTCTGGTCGCTTTACAAGCCAGCGCCGCCACGCCTGACCGTCTCACCATCGTCAATCAGTATGTTGATAACGTGCTGACCAAAGCTGGCGACCATTATCACGGTCAGTCGCCTACGCCATTGCTTGCTGATGGTGTCGATCCTCGCACGGGCAAACAAATGGAGTGGATCTTCCCCGATGGTCGCCACGCCGTGTTATCCAACTTTTCCGCTCAGCAGAACCTGATGCGCGTGCTGGTCGGGCTCAGCAACCTGAGCGGCAACCCTAGCTATAAGCAACGTGCCGAAGCGATCGTGAAGTATCACTTTCAGCACTATCAGGATGAGAGCGGCCTGCTGATTTGGGGCGGCCACCGTTTTGTGGATCTAAAAACGCTACAGCCGGAAGGACCGAGTGAAAAAGAGATGGTGCATGAGCTGAAAAATGCTTATCCCTACTACGATTTGATGTTCAGCGTCGATAAAGACGCAACTGCACGCTTTATCCGCGGTTTCTGGAATGCGCACGTTTATGACTGGAAGATTATGGAAACCAGTCGCCACGGGAAATACGGGCAAAAAATAGGCGCGCTCTGGCAAAGTCCGTTTGAGCAACAGCCGCCCTTCTTCGCCACCAAAGGCCTTAGCTTCCTGAATGCGGGTAACGATCTGATCTATTCCGCCTCGCTGCTGTACAAATACAATAAGGAAGACGGCGCGCTGGTTTGGGCAAAACGTTTGGCACAGCAGTACGTGCTGCCACGGGATAAAGCAACTGGACTCGGCGTGTATCAGTTTACGCAGGCGCTGAAGCGTGATGAAACGACTGACGATGCCGATACGCATTCCAAATACGGCGACCGCGCCCAGCGCCAGTTTGGCCCAGAGTTCGGCCCTACCGCACTGGAAGGCAATATGATGCTGAAAGGACGTACCAGCACGATCTATTCCGAAAATGCGCTCATGCAGCTCCAGTTGGGTAAAGATTTAGGGGCGGAAGGTAAGGAACTTCTGACGTGGACAACCGATGGCCTGAAAGCTTTTGCCAAGCATGCCTACAACGAATCGGATAACACGTTCCGTCCGATGCTCGCTAACGGCAAAGATCTTTCCAACTACGTTCTGCCGCGTGATGGCTATTACGGCAAAAAAGGCACCGTGATCAAGCCTTATCCTGCGGATAATTCATTCCTGCTCTCGTATTCTCGCGCCTATACCGTTTCACCGGACGCCGAACTGTGGCGTGTCGCACGCGGCATCGCTCGCGCACAGGGGCTGGGTGAGTTAGGTTCAGCGCCGGGTAAAGACACCAAAGTGGATCTCGCTACCAAGAACAACGATCCTTACGCCCTGTTCGCGCTGCTGGATCTGTATCAGGCGAGCAAAGTGAAAGACTATCTATCGCTGGCGGAAAAAGTGGGCGATAACATTATCAGCACGCGTTATCAAAACGGCTTCTTTATGGCCGATCCCAACAGACAATATGCTGATGTCGATACCATCGAGCCTTATGCCCTGTTAGCGCTGGAAGCGGCGGTACGCAATCAGCCACAGTCCGTTGCACCGTTCCTGAATGGTGCGGGCTTCACCGAAGGCGGCTACCGTATGGAGGATGGCTCAACTCGCGTGTCCACTCGCGATAACGAGATTTTCCTGTTGAACGTTGGCGAAACCTTGAAACCCAACAATAAGAAGTAA
- a CDS encoding ABC transporter substrate-binding protein, protein MQYTGKYLKKTVLMLAMMAGLSVGQSQAGVEIETRSLDQIYQSALREGGTVTVYAGGDVQSQQAGFKRAFETRFPGMKLNVIVDYSKYHDARIDNQLATGTLIPDVVQLQTVQNFPRWKKEGVLLNYKARGWDKIYPEFRDADGAWTGAYVIAFSNLVNTQLLDEKSWPREVNDYLRPNLRGNLILAYPNDDDAVLFWYKLAVDKYGWDFVKKLQEQDPVYVRGTNVPGAEIATGKYSATFTSSGALVPAADAVTRFVLPKSDPFVSWAQRAAIFKQAKHPESAKLYLSWVLDPQTQTQVSRMWSVRTDVEPPVGYKHIWEYRNTRPQAFADFMYDRGAVERFRAQLSLYVGEAKGEPTPGWLGVNPEVPLVN, encoded by the coding sequence ATGCAATACACTGGGAAGTACCTGAAGAAAACAGTGCTGATGCTGGCCATGATGGCCGGTCTCAGCGTCGGGCAAAGTCAGGCGGGCGTCGAAATTGAGACGCGTTCGCTGGATCAAATCTATCAGAGTGCGCTGAGAGAAGGCGGAACGGTCACCGTCTATGCCGGTGGCGATGTGCAGTCACAGCAGGCGGGTTTCAAGCGGGCATTTGAGACACGTTTTCCTGGCATGAAACTGAATGTGATTGTTGATTACAGCAAATACCATGATGCTCGTATCGATAACCAATTGGCGACCGGCACCCTGATTCCTGATGTGGTGCAACTGCAAACGGTGCAGAATTTCCCGCGCTGGAAAAAAGAAGGCGTGCTGCTGAATTACAAAGCGCGTGGTTGGGATAAAATATACCCGGAATTTCGTGATGCAGATGGTGCCTGGACCGGTGCCTATGTCATCGCATTCAGTAATTTGGTCAACACCCAGCTTCTGGATGAAAAATCCTGGCCGCGTGAGGTTAATGATTACCTTCGTCCCAATCTAAGAGGTAATTTGATTCTGGCTTATCCGAACGACGACGATGCAGTACTGTTCTGGTACAAGCTGGCCGTGGATAAATACGGCTGGGATTTTGTTAAAAAATTGCAGGAGCAGGATCCCGTCTATGTGCGCGGCACCAACGTACCCGGTGCTGAGATCGCGACCGGAAAATATAGCGCGACGTTTACCAGTTCCGGTGCGCTCGTTCCGGCAGCCGATGCTGTGACCCGCTTTGTCCTGCCGAAGTCCGATCCTTTTGTCTCCTGGGCGCAACGTGCCGCTATCTTCAAACAGGCTAAACACCCGGAAAGCGCCAAGCTCTACCTGAGCTGGGTGCTGGATCCGCAAACGCAAACTCAGGTTTCACGTATGTGGTCGGTGCGTACCGATGTTGAGCCGCCAGTAGGTTACAAACATATCTGGGAATACCGTAATACCCGTCCGCAGGCATTTGCTGATTTCATGTACGATCGCGGTGCGGTAGAACGTTTTCGCGCACAGCTGAGTTTGTATGTGGGTGAAGCGAAAGGCGAACCCACGCCGGGCTGGCTGGGTGTGAATCCAGAGGTGCCTCTGGTTAACTAA
- a CDS encoding carbon-nitrogen hydrolase family protein: MKICVAQIASVVGHVDENVKKHQDMVITAAQNAVDIIVFPELSLSGYEPSLAEELALPSDEIKFDAFQSMSDAYGISIAVGYPVKFSDEIKITMIIFQPEKETLFYSKQLLHPDEMPFFKQGKQQTTVSVEGKVVVPAICYESLQPVHALEAAKLGADLYVASVAKSANGVMQAYEHYPVVARKHGMFVLMANAVGKADNFVCAGQPAIWDREGKLLIQVNATQEALLILDTETGKVMMIEKDHCSRS, translated from the coding sequence ATGAAAATCTGTGTCGCGCAAATAGCATCCGTGGTTGGTCATGTCGATGAAAATGTGAAAAAGCATCAGGATATGGTAATTACCGCGGCACAAAATGCTGTCGATATTATTGTCTTTCCTGAACTCTCATTAAGTGGCTATGAGCCTTCATTGGCTGAAGAATTAGCGTTACCATCTGACGAGATTAAATTTGATGCCTTTCAGTCAATGAGTGATGCATATGGAATTTCTATTGCGGTAGGTTATCCTGTCAAATTCAGCGATGAGATAAAAATAACGATGATTATCTTTCAGCCTGAAAAAGAGACGTTATTTTATTCAAAGCAGTTACTTCACCCTGATGAAATGCCTTTTTTTAAACAAGGCAAGCAACAGACTACGGTTAGCGTTGAAGGGAAAGTCGTTGTGCCAGCGATATGCTATGAGTCTTTGCAGCCAGTTCATGCACTTGAGGCCGCGAAATTGGGGGCCGATCTTTATGTGGCGAGCGTGGCAAAGTCCGCTAATGGCGTGATGCAAGCTTATGAGCATTATCCTGTCGTTGCCAGGAAGCACGGGATGTTTGTCCTGATGGCAAACGCGGTTGGTAAAGCCGATAACTTTGTCTGTGCAGGACAGCCGGCGATTTGGGATCGCGAGGGAAAACTTCTCATACAGGTTAATGCGACACAAGAAGCCTTGCTTATTCTGGATACCGAGACAGGCAAGGTAATGATGATTGAAAAGGATCATTGTTCCCGATCTTAA
- a CDS encoding VENN motif pre-toxin domain-containing protein translates to MTIGMATAVCCCGIRRSRCRISATLSRDVEHANNALSPIFNKEKEQKRLKQAQLIGEIGAQMMDIVRTEGELKAQKAAEAKGDAKVNRPKDGDSAKEWEVYKKALTESPTYKAEMKKYGTGSDFQRAAQAVTAGGDIQKAIASGASPYLAQLVKDVTIPKDESKITASDIAANAMAHAVVGAVVAQLSCQDAATGAIGASSGELIARAIMADQYPGKTANDLTEEEKQSVSALSTLASVLLSGLASNSTASAASGAQSGRNAVENNFFDMLIVQIVLISLLNFWMRREIEGESLKSDLQPQIVI, encoded by the coding sequence ATGACGATTGGCATGGCGACGGCAGTCTGTTGTTGTGGGATACGGCGAAGCAGGTGCAGGATATCAGCTACGCTGAGCCGTGATGTTGAGCACGCGAATAACGCGCTCAGCCCGATCTTTAACAAAGAGAAAGAGCAAAAACGCCTGAAACAGGCGCAGCTGATTGGTGAAATCGGCGCGCAGATGATGGATATCGTGCGCACGGAAGGCGAGCTGAAAGCGCAGAAAGCGGCGGAAGCCAAGGGCGACGCCAAAGTCAACCGTCCGAAAGACGGTGATTCGGCGAAGGAATGGGAAGTCTATAAAAAAGCGCTGACGGAATCGCCGACCTACAAAGCCGAGATGAAGAAATACGGAACGGGCAGTGATTTCCAGCGTGCGGCACAGGCGGTCACGGCGGGCGGGGACATTCAGAAAGCGATTGCCAGCGGTGCCTCACCGTATCTGGCGCAGTTGGTGAAAGATGTCACGATACCGAAGGATGAAAGCAAAATCACGGCGTCGGATATCGCAGCAAACGCGATGGCGCACGCGGTGGTGGGGGCTGTTGTTGCCCAGCTATCATGTCAGGATGCGGCGACAGGGGCGATTGGTGCCTCCAGTGGTGAACTGATCGCCCGCGCCATCATGGCCGATCAATACCCCGGCAAGACGGCGAACGACCTGACGGAAGAAGAAAAACAGTCGGTCAGCGCGCTTTCCACGCTGGCCTCCGTGCTGCTGTCCGGTCTGGCAAGCAACAGCACGGCCTCCGCCGCCAGCGGCGCGCAATCCGGGCGTAATGCGGTGGAGAATAACTTCTTCGACATGTTGATTGTACAGATTGTTCTGATATCGCTCCTAAACTTCTGGATGCGGCGGGAGATCGAGGGAGAATCATTGAAGTCAGACCTACAACCCCAGATAGTAATTTGA
- a CDS encoding SymE family type I addiction module toxin, translated as MTRYYSRSPSLHLTGNWLEAAGFATDTPVVITVEQGQLVIRIMTE; from the coding sequence ATGACACGCTATTACAGCCGCAGCCCCAGCCTGCACCTTACCGGCAACTGGCTGGAGGCGGCGGGATTTGCGACCGATACACCGGTCGTCATCACTGTTGAACAGGGGCAACTGGTGATACGTATTATGACTGAGTGA